A genomic region of Nakaseomyces glabratus chromosome C, complete sequence contains the following coding sequences:
- the RBL2 gene encoding Rbl2p (CAGL0C02849g~Ortholog(s) have beta-tubulin binding activity, role in tubulin complex assembly and cytoplasm localization) produces MSPTQLEIKVKALQRLVKEEKYYLQELKDQKKHVDELKADSSVDKYDLKKQEEVLADTERLLPTLYVKIKEFQDNLEEYLNTYNGNEDTKEAKEAIETSKKLLSKH; encoded by the coding sequence ATGTCCCCAACACAATTAGAGATAAAAGTGAAAGCCTTGCAGAGATTGGTCAAGGAAGAAAAGTACTACTTGCAAGAGCTGAAGGATCAGAAGAAGCATGTTGATGAGCTGAAGGCTGACAGTTCAGTTGACAAGTATGACCTGAAAAAGCAGGAAGAAGTATTGGCTGACACTGAAAGATTGCTACCCACATTATACGTTAAAATAAAGGAGTTCCAGGATAACTTGGAAGAATATCTGAACACATACAATGGTAACGAGGATACAAAAGAAGCTAAGGAAGCAATTGAAACTTCGAAGAAACTTCTCTCTAAGCACTGA
- the PNT1 gene encoding Pnt1p (CAGL0C02871g~Ortholog(s) have role in protein insertion into mitochondrial membrane from inner side and integral component of mitochondrial inner membrane localization): MQIAARNNLLWIATRHSSNTVQANRLFELYKNGKLQVVTSHTKIQDDFNSTRSLPMVEFPKNRIFTEVENDTKVGNWRKPITKYYRLGISLLKFYRDGIQNTYAVYRDSRRFLKGFGSQNYKDAIPSMLRIIESQELQLKRNVLTNNTNDLAFKRADLVEMMRRNEIYKLPNFFIICLVFEELTAVLCYFFPQVAPRNCMTPGGYFKISNKKIEQFKKLTREVITDSEQYLPPYALSNSQIYGIIKNSEMPISRGKLYLRNMFNIKDKLIQDLTIWYQYIYIDDWYLVTTLLKGKELRLDRSELVNCIYERKLYQKGENLNEMMLSKEGTDTLVRRLIDYWSYRFGNTIIIDGKLTFNEKWGITNLKSMLPENTLTIGR; this comes from the coding sequence ATGCAAATTGCAGCTCGAAACAACCTACTTTGGATTGCAACAAGGCATAGTAGTAATACTGTTCAAGCCAACCGATTATTTGAACTGTACAAAAATGGGAAACTGCAGGTAGTAACCTCCCATACCAAGATACAAGATGATTTCAATTCAACTAGATCGTTACCTATGGTAGAGTTCCCCAAAAACCGGATATTCACAGAGGTTGAGAACGATACAAAAGTAGGCAACTGGAGGAAACCTATTACCAAGTACTATCGACTTGGTATTTCGCTTCTAAAATTTTACAGAGATGGGATTCAAAATACATATGCAGTTTATCGCGATAGCCGTCGCTTCCTCAAGGGTTTTGGCTCCCAAAACTATAAAGATGCAATACCCTCCATGCTCAGAATAATCGAATCTCAAGAGCTGCaactaaaaagaaatgtatTAACAAATAACACCAATGATTTAGCATTTAAGAGAGCTGATTTAGTGGAAATGATGAGAAGAAATGAGATATATAAGCTACCaaacttcttcattataTGTCTggtttttgaagaattgaCAGCTGTGCTATGCTATTTCTTTCCTCAAGTTGCTCCAAGAAATTGTATGACACCTGGTGGATACTTCAAAATATCtaacaaaaaaatcgaGCAATTCAAGAAACTTACCAGAGAAGTAATTACGGATAGCGAACAATATTTACCGCCCTATGCACTTTCAAATTCCCAGATTTATGGTATCATTAAAAACTCGGAAATGCCTATTTCAAGAGGAAAGTTGTATTTACGCAATATGTTTAATATAAAGGATAAATTGATACAGGACTTAACTATATGGTATCAATACATTTATATTGATGATTGGTATCTAGTAACAACTCTACTGAAAGGGAAGGAACTACGTTTAGATAGATCAGAGCTTGTAAATTGCATTTATGAACGTAAACTGTACCAAAAAGGTGAAAATTTAAACGAAATGATGCTATCGAAAGAAGGTACTGATACCCTGGTTCGCAGATTAATAGATTACTGGTCATATAGGTTTGGTAACACAATCATTATCGATGGAAAACTCACCTTTAATGAAAAGTGGGGAATTACAAACTTAAAGTCCATGCTCCCTGAGAATACGTTAACAATAGGTCGATAA
- the HRK1 gene encoding putative serine/threonine protein kinase HRK1 (CAGL0C02893g~Ortholog(s) have protein serine/threonine kinase activity), which yields MPLLSRKPFHHEHHSSHSPPPSIKSSKSFLGFMSRKPSSDSLKSERSQDSLKSLNTSNNHNNASYTHLNDSMTASPKQSHSMAELKRFFRSSTKKNLSMAQLRSKNASPTSSASSSTVNLASHFNLAMTSKSHTNLHDTHKGEHAGEHHHHQHKGYSSTASLSAMMHGKHHHPHGSTDHHVHTQSAIPPTSDSILSLSNNINIYHDDSILAQKYGKLGKLLGSGAGGSVKILTRPTDGATFAVKEFRPRKPNESVKEYAKKCTAEFCIGSSLHHPNVIETVDVFSDSKQNKYYEVMQYCPIDFFAVVMTGKMSRGEINCCLKQLTEGVRYLHSMGLAHRDLKLDNCVMTADGIIKLIDFGSAVVFRYPFEDDVTMAHGIVGSDPYLAPEVITSTKSYDPQCVDIWSIGIIYCCMMLKRFPWKAPRESDENFRLYCMPDEVPHDYVESARHHDQLLKERRERKHKHLEPEQNPHIIDNASETKVPSHLNIVQGIADNKSSEGNGTQVQDNSQKNNLPTPKVSGEDGENEQKAKENLQDQDGVVNKPHTIEHTESHDLKSIPSHKPAHHRKTIRGPYRLLRLLPHASRPLLSKMLQVDPKQRATFEDIYADEWFHNIPFCTMDEKKNVVRAPGHHHTIVKEVDSHMETYKI from the coding sequence ATGCCGTTGCTATCGAGAAAACCGTTCCATCACGAGCACCACTCGTCACATTCGCCGCCACCCTCCATAAAGAGCTCGAAGTCCTTTTTAGGATTTATGAGTAGGAAACCTAGCAGTGATTCATTAAAGAGTGAACGATCGCAGGATTCATTGAAGTCGTTGAATACATCGAATAATCACAATAATGCGAGCTATACTCATCTGAACGACTCCATGACCGCGTCGCCGAAACAGAGTCACTCGATGGCTGAATTGAAGAGATTTTTCAGATCTTCCACAAAGAAGAACTTATCTATGGCGCAGCTACGTTCAAAGAATGCATCTCCTACTAGTTctgcatcttcatcaacagtgaaTTTGGCGTCACATTTCAATTTGGCTATGACGTCAAAGTCACACACAAATCTACATGACACTCATAAAGGTGAACATGCTGGAGAGCATCACCATCATCAACATAAAGGTTACTCGAGTACGGCCTCTCTATCGGCTATGATGCATGGGAAACATCACCATCCCCATGGATCTACGGATCACCACGTACATACACAGTCTGCTATCCCACCAACTTCTGATTctattttatcattatccAATAACATCAATATCTATCATGATGATTCGATCCTTGCCCAAAAGTATGGTAAACTAGGTAAGCTATTGGGTTCTGGTGCTGGGGGATCGGTTAAGATTTTGACTAGACCGACTGATGGAGCTACATTTGCTGTTAAGGAATTTAGACCTAGGAAACCGAATGAATCGGTGAAAGAGTATGCCAAGAAATGTACTGCAGAGTTCTGTATTGGTTCTTCTTTGCATCATCCTAATGTCATTGAGACTGTCGATGTCTTTTCGGACTCTAAACAGAACAAATACTATGAAGTCATGCAATATTGCCCGATAGATTTCTTTGCTGTTGTAATGACTGGTAAGATGTCCCGTGGTGAAATTAACTGTTGTTTGAAGCAATTGACAGAAGGTGTCCGCTATTTGCACTCTATGGGTTTAGCTCATAGAGATTTGAAGCTGGATAACTGTGTGATGACCGCTGATGGTATTATTAAGCTGATTGATTTTGGTAGTGCAGTTGTATTTAGGTATccatttgaagatgatgtTACTATGGCTCATGGTATAGTCGGTAGTGACCCATATCTAGCTCCAGAAGTTATAACTTCAACAAAATCTTATGATCCTCAATGTGTTGATATCTGGTCCATCGGTATTATATACTGTTGTATGATGTTAAAGAGGTTCCCTTGGAAAGCCCCTCGTGAAAGTGATGAGAATTTCAGGTTGTACTGTATGCCAGATGAAGTTCCGCATGATTACGTAGAGTCTGCCAGACACCATGATCAGCTATTGAAggaaagaagagaaagaaagcATAAGCATTTGGAACCCGAACAGAACCCACATATAATAGATAATGCTAGCGAGACAAAGGTACCATCTCATCTGAATATAGTACAAGGTATTGCTGATAATAAGTCTAGCGAAGGTAATGGAACCCAAGTACAGGACAACAGCCAGAAGAACAATCTTCCAACACCTAAAGTTTCAGGAGAAGATGGCGAGAATGAGCAAAAGGCTAAAGAAAATCTTCAAGATCAAGATGGAGTGGTAAATAAGCCACATACCATTGAGCACACAGAGTCACATGATTTGAAATCCATTCCTTCACATAAGCCTGCACATCATAGGAAAACTATTAGAGGACCTTATAGACTTCTACGTTTGCTACCTCATGCTTCTAGACCATTGCTGTCTAAAATGCTTCAAGTTGACCCCAAACAAAGGGCTACTTTCGAAGATATTTATGCAGATGAGTGGTTTCATAATATACCATTTTGTACAATggatgaaaagaagaatgtTGTCAGAGCACCTGGCCATCATCATACCATAGTTAAAGAGGTTGACTCGCATATGGAAACATATAAAATTTAG